A genomic segment from Pseudokineococcus lusitanus encodes:
- the hemB gene encoding porphobilinogen synthase, with protein MPFPLERPRRLRATPALRGLVAERHLDPQQLVLPVFVKEGLDAPRPVASLPGVVQHSLASVVDAASEAVEAGVGGIMLFGVPAVRDARGSAADDEDGVLNVALRAVADAVGDRTVVMADLCLDEFTDHGHCGVLVQDGPRAGEVDNDATLERYTATALAQAAAGAGLLGLSGMMDGQVGAVRRALDDAGRQDVVLLAYAAKYASAFYGPFRDAVESTLVGDRRTYQQDPANRREALREVRLDVAEGADVVMVKPALPYLDVLSDVAASVDVPVWAYQVSGELAMVEAAAANGWVDRERTILETLTSIHRAGAGAVLTYWAVEAARWLRRG; from the coding sequence GTGCCCTTCCCCCTCGAACGCCCCCGGCGCCTGCGCGCGACGCCCGCCCTGCGCGGGCTCGTCGCCGAGCGGCACCTCGACCCGCAGCAGCTCGTCCTGCCGGTCTTCGTCAAGGAGGGCCTCGACGCCCCCCGGCCCGTCGCGAGCCTGCCGGGCGTCGTCCAGCACTCGCTCGCCTCCGTCGTCGACGCCGCCTCCGAGGCGGTCGAGGCCGGCGTCGGCGGGATCATGCTCTTCGGCGTCCCCGCGGTCCGCGACGCCCGCGGCAGCGCGGCCGACGACGAGGACGGCGTCCTCAACGTCGCCCTGCGCGCCGTGGCCGACGCCGTCGGCGACCGCACCGTCGTCATGGCGGACCTCTGCCTCGACGAGTTCACCGACCACGGCCACTGCGGCGTCCTCGTCCAGGACGGCCCACGGGCCGGCGAGGTCGACAACGACGCCACCCTCGAGCGGTACACGGCGACGGCGCTGGCGCAGGCCGCGGCGGGCGCCGGCCTCCTGGGCCTCTCCGGGATGATGGACGGCCAGGTCGGCGCGGTGCGACGGGCGCTCGACGACGCCGGCCGCCAGGACGTCGTCCTCCTCGCCTACGCCGCCAAGTACGCGTCCGCCTTCTACGGCCCCTTCCGCGACGCCGTCGAGTCGACGCTCGTCGGCGACCGCCGGACCTACCAGCAGGACCCGGCCAACCGTCGCGAGGCGCTGCGCGAGGTGCGCCTCGACGTCGCGGAGGGCGCCGACGTCGTCATGGTCAAGCCGGCGCTGCCGTACCTCGACGTCCTGTCCGACGTCGCCGCGTCCGTCGACGTGCCGGTGTGGGCCTACCAGGTGTCCGGCGAGCTGGCGATGGTCGAGGCCGCCGCGGCGAACGGCTGGGTCGACCGGGAGCGGACCATCCTCGAGACGCTGACGAGCATCCACCGCGCCGGCGCCGGGGCGGTCCTCACCTACTGGGCGGTCGAGGCCGCCCGCTGGCTCCGCCGGGGCTGA
- a CDS encoding uroporphyrinogen-III synthase, whose protein sequence is MTARTGLQLDQRPATGGAPASAPSSGVVAPVDAVLAPAAPVATGDAAPTAPAAGSSATGGRRTAPLGQVSFVGAGPGDPGLLTVRAADLLARAEVVVVDGPVGATLASRSAPEGVEVLDARQVADAGEAGPDGTVVAPTPTARARAVTRLVTRAAKAGRRVVRLLPGDAATFEGLAEELLACHRAGVPFSVVPGVSPAVAVPVYAGVPVTTAGVGQVHVVDTDREAVEAAGLTAARETVVLLGSREGVAGAALALVAAGRSASSAVSVTTGGTTTAQHTTSTTLAELPSVLDAGDGAWPGPLVAVTGPGVALRERASWYENRPLFGWRVLVPRTQAQAGPLTTLLAEAGAVGEVVPTISVEPPRTPHQMEKAVTGLVTGRYEWVGFTSVNAVRAIREKFGEYGLDARAFAGLKVAAVGGTTAQALREWGIEPDLLPTGEQSASGLLESWPAYDEDLDPIDRVLLPRADIATDTLVAGLAELGWEVDDVTAYRTVRAAPPAAPVRDAIKNGAFDAVVFTSSSTVRNLVGIAGKPNPSTVVACIGPATAQTAVEHGLRVDVMAPEPSAPALVAALADHGAALAAAAAVAGEPLQRPSERRVPARRRAR, encoded by the coding sequence GTGACCGCGCGCACCGGCCTCCAGCTCGACCAGCGCCCCGCCACCGGCGGGGCCCCCGCCAGCGCCCCGTCCTCGGGCGTCGTCGCCCCCGTCGACGCCGTGCTCGCCCCGGCCGCCCCCGTGGCGACCGGCGACGCCGCACCGACCGCCCCCGCCGCCGGCTCGTCGGCCACGGGCGGGCGACGGACCGCACCCCTCGGGCAGGTCTCCTTCGTGGGCGCCGGCCCGGGCGACCCGGGCCTGCTCACCGTCCGTGCCGCGGACCTGCTGGCCCGGGCCGAGGTCGTCGTCGTCGACGGGCCCGTCGGCGCGACGCTCGCGTCCCGCTCCGCGCCGGAGGGCGTCGAGGTCCTCGACGCCCGCCAGGTCGCCGACGCCGGCGAGGCCGGCCCGGACGGCACGGTCGTGGCGCCCACCCCGACGGCGCGCGCCCGCGCCGTCACCCGGCTCGTCACCCGCGCGGCGAAGGCCGGGCGTCGGGTCGTGCGGCTGCTGCCGGGCGACGCGGCGACCTTCGAGGGCCTCGCGGAGGAGCTCCTCGCGTGCCACCGCGCGGGCGTGCCCTTCTCCGTCGTCCCGGGCGTCTCGCCCGCCGTGGCCGTCCCCGTCTACGCCGGCGTCCCCGTGACGACGGCGGGCGTGGGCCAGGTGCACGTCGTCGACACCGACCGCGAGGCCGTCGAGGCGGCGGGCCTCACGGCCGCCCGCGAGACGGTCGTGCTCCTCGGCTCCCGCGAGGGCGTCGCCGGCGCGGCGCTCGCCCTCGTCGCGGCGGGCCGCTCGGCGTCGTCGGCCGTCAGCGTGACGACCGGCGGCACGACGACCGCCCAGCACACGACGTCGACGACCCTCGCCGAGCTGCCCTCGGTCCTCGACGCCGGCGACGGCGCCTGGCCCGGCCCGCTCGTGGCCGTCACCGGTCCCGGCGTGGCGCTGCGCGAGCGGGCGTCCTGGTACGAGAACCGGCCGCTGTTCGGGTGGCGGGTCCTCGTGCCGCGCACCCAGGCGCAGGCGGGCCCGCTCACGACGCTGCTCGCGGAGGCGGGCGCCGTCGGCGAGGTCGTCCCGACGATCTCCGTCGAGCCGCCGCGCACGCCGCACCAGATGGAGAAGGCCGTCACCGGCCTCGTCACCGGCCGGTACGAGTGGGTGGGGTTCACGTCGGTCAACGCCGTGCGGGCCATCCGCGAGAAGTTCGGCGAGTACGGGCTGGACGCCCGCGCCTTCGCCGGCCTCAAGGTGGCCGCGGTCGGCGGGACGACGGCGCAGGCGCTGCGCGAGTGGGGCATCGAGCCCGACCTGCTGCCCACGGGCGAGCAGTCGGCCTCGGGCCTCCTCGAGAGCTGGCCCGCGTACGACGAGGACCTCGACCCCATCGACCGGGTCCTCCTGCCGCGCGCCGACATCGCCACGGACACCCTCGTGGCCGGCCTCGCCGAGCTGGGCTGGGAGGTCGACGACGTCACGGCGTACCGCACCGTCCGCGCCGCGCCGCCGGCCGCCCCGGTGCGCGACGCCATCAAGAACGGCGCCTTCGACGCGGTCGTCTTCACGTCGTCCTCGACGGTCCGCAACCTCGTCGGGATCGCCGGGAAGCCGAACCCCAGCACGGTCGTCGCGTGCATCGGCCCGGCGACGGCGCAGACCGCCGTCGAGCACGGCCTGCGCGTCGACGTCATGGCGCCCGAGCCCAGCGCGCCCGCCCTCGTGGCGGCGCTGGCCGACCACGGGGCCGCGCTGGCCGCGGCCGCGGCGGTCGCCGGCGAGCCGCTGCAGCGCCCCAGCGAGCGACGGGTGCCGGCGCGCCGCCGCGCGCGCTGA
- a CDS encoding glutamyl-tRNA reductase — translation MVVGLSHRTAPLEVLERASLDGAAARAMAQSACAGEDVTEAVVLSTCNRLEVYSEVASFHGGLADLGAALVAATGVPLVDLTDHLYVHYADGAVEHLFTVVCGLDSMAVGESQVLGQVRSALRRGQEDGSVGSHLHGLLQRALRVGKRAHSETGLDHAGHSLVEAGLAHADEVVGGLPSARVLVVGAGAMSALAVTTAHRLGARDITVVNRTPARAQRLAEAVGGRWLALDDGTSLERALASADVVLSCTGAVGHVVDAATVGAARALRGGGGGSASAAPQLVVDLALPRDVAPEVGRIPGVVVLGLAELGAQLADEAASAAAGGVADDLRDARAIVAEEAAGYLAEQRAAAVAPTVVALRTHAREVADAELARLRQRLGPALDERLEAEVQQTLHRVVATLLHTPTVRMKSLAADAAVGPSYVEALRRLFDLDPAGTREPLSAGEALRARPEVRTAAAGHAPAAVPVHAMRDLLAGVPRGRGAAGDAP, via the coding sequence ATGGTCGTGGGCCTGTCCCACCGCACCGCCCCGCTCGAGGTCCTCGAGCGGGCCTCGCTCGACGGTGCCGCCGCCCGGGCGATGGCCCAGTCCGCCTGCGCGGGCGAGGACGTCACCGAGGCCGTCGTCCTGTCGACGTGCAACCGGCTCGAGGTCTACAGCGAGGTGGCCAGCTTCCACGGCGGGCTCGCCGACCTCGGCGCCGCGCTCGTCGCCGCCACGGGCGTGCCGCTCGTCGACCTCACCGACCATCTCTACGTGCACTACGCCGACGGCGCGGTCGAGCACCTCTTCACCGTCGTGTGCGGGCTCGACTCCATGGCCGTGGGGGAGTCGCAGGTCCTCGGCCAGGTGCGCTCGGCCCTGCGTCGCGGCCAGGAGGACGGCAGCGTCGGCAGCCACCTCCACGGGCTGCTCCAGCGCGCCCTGCGCGTCGGCAAGCGGGCCCACTCCGAGACGGGCCTCGACCACGCGGGCCACTCCCTCGTCGAGGCGGGCCTCGCGCACGCCGACGAGGTCGTCGGGGGCCTGCCCAGCGCGCGTGTCCTCGTCGTCGGCGCCGGCGCGATGAGCGCCCTCGCCGTGACGACGGCGCACCGCCTCGGCGCGCGCGACATCACCGTCGTCAACCGGACGCCGGCCCGCGCCCAGCGCCTCGCCGAGGCCGTCGGCGGCCGGTGGCTCGCCCTCGACGACGGCACGAGCCTCGAGCGCGCCCTCGCGTCGGCCGACGTCGTCCTGTCCTGCACGGGCGCCGTCGGGCACGTGGTCGACGCCGCCACGGTCGGCGCCGCCCGGGCGCTCCGCGGGGGCGGCGGCGGGTCCGCCTCCGCCGCACCGCAGCTCGTCGTCGACCTGGCCCTGCCGCGCGACGTGGCGCCCGAGGTCGGCCGGATCCCCGGCGTCGTCGTCCTCGGCCTCGCCGAGCTCGGGGCCCAGCTGGCCGACGAGGCGGCGTCCGCGGCCGCGGGCGGCGTCGCCGACGACCTGCGCGACGCCCGCGCGATCGTCGCCGAGGAGGCCGCCGGCTACCTCGCCGAGCAGCGCGCCGCGGCCGTCGCGCCCACGGTCGTGGCCCTGCGCACCCACGCTCGCGAGGTCGCCGACGCCGAGCTCGCGCGCCTGCGCCAGCGGCTCGGCCCGGCGCTCGACGAGCGGCTCGAGGCGGAGGTGCAGCAGACGCTGCACCGTGTCGTCGCGACGCTGCTGCACACCCCGACGGTCCGGATGAAGTCGCTCGCGGCCGACGCCGCGGTCGGCCCGTCCTACGTCGAGGCGCTGCGGCGCCTGTTCGACCTCGACCCCGCGGGGACGCGCGAGCCCCTCTCGGCCGGCGAGGCCCTGCGCGCCCGCCCCGAGGTCCGCACCGCGGCCGCGGGGCACGCCCCGGCGGCGGTGCCCGTCCACGCCATGCGCGACCTGCTGGCCGGCGTGCCGCGCGGCCGCGGCGCGGCCGGGGACGCCCCGTGA
- a CDS encoding redox-sensing transcriptional repressor Rex has protein sequence MSTEHPAEGPWADDAPGAPAAQVDGAVDRPGRRAPSAAGRGPERLAARGIPEATVARLPVYLRALTALVERGVPSVSSEELAVAAGVGSAKLRKDLSHLGSYGVRGVGYEVSPLVAHISRELGLTQEWRVVIVGIGNLGRALASHGGFAERGMCVTALFDNDPAVVGREVAGLTVLPMTELAAVVRRDGVSIGVLATPGPGAQPACDHLVAAGVTGVLTFAPAVLQVPEGVDVRKVDLASELQILAFHEQRKSAGEAVRAASLAVAAPAAPADAAAVPAGAVAAAPGRRAARPVGVTR, from the coding sequence GTGAGCACCGAGCACCCCGCCGAGGGCCCCTGGGCCGACGACGCCCCGGGCGCCCCCGCCGCGCAGGTCGACGGCGCCGTCGACCGGCCCGGCCGCCGCGCCCCCTCCGCCGCCGGCCGCGGCCCCGAGCGCCTCGCCGCGCGCGGCATCCCCGAGGCCACCGTGGCCCGCCTCCCCGTCTACCTGCGGGCGCTGACGGCCCTCGTCGAGCGGGGCGTCCCCAGCGTCTCCTCCGAGGAGCTCGCCGTGGCCGCGGGCGTCGGCTCCGCCAAGCTGCGCAAGGACCTCAGCCACCTCGGCTCCTACGGCGTCCGCGGCGTGGGCTACGAGGTCAGCCCCCTCGTCGCGCACATCAGCCGCGAGCTCGGCCTCACGCAGGAGTGGCGCGTCGTCATCGTCGGCATCGGCAACCTCGGCCGGGCGCTCGCCAGCCACGGCGGCTTCGCCGAGCGGGGCATGTGCGTCACCGCCCTCTTCGACAACGACCCGGCCGTCGTCGGCCGCGAGGTCGCCGGGCTGACCGTGCTGCCGATGACCGAGCTCGCCGCGGTCGTGCGCCGCGACGGCGTGTCCATCGGCGTCCTCGCGACGCCGGGCCCCGGGGCGCAGCCCGCCTGCGACCACCTCGTCGCCGCCGGCGTCACGGGCGTCCTCACCTTCGCCCCGGCCGTGCTGCAGGTGCCCGAGGGCGTCGACGTCCGCAAGGTCGACCTCGCCAGCGAGCTGCAGATCCTCGCCTTCCACGAGCAGCGCAAGTCCGCCGGCGAGGCCGTGCGCGCGGCCTCCCTCGCCGTCGCCGCGCCCGCCGCCCCGGCGGACGCCGCCGCCGTGCCCGCCGGCGCCGTGGCGGCCGCCCCCGGCCGCCGCGCCGCCCGACCCGTGGGGGTGACCCGGTGA
- a CDS encoding glutaredoxin family protein, with protein MREQVSGRVGAAVDAVRQRLGGEAPSTGPRVVLLGRKGCHLCAAAREVVVDVAARTGTAWREVDVDAPDPRDERLAGGAGAPGALVARWGELVPVVLVDGVQHAVLRVDADALERTLGRAPGRRRRG; from the coding sequence GTGCGGGAGCAGGTCAGCGGCAGGGTCGGCGCGGCGGTCGACGCGGTGCGGCAGCGGCTCGGCGGGGAGGCGCCGTCGACGGGCCCCCGCGTCGTCCTGCTGGGGCGCAAGGGGTGCCACCTGTGCGCCGCCGCGCGGGAGGTCGTCGTCGACGTCGCCGCCCGGACGGGCACGGCGTGGCGCGAGGTCGACGTCGACGCCCCCGACCCGCGCGACGAGCGGCTGGCCGGCGGGGCGGGCGCCCCGGGCGCGCTCGTCGCGCGGTGGGGCGAGCTCGTGCCGGTCGTCCTCGTCGACGGCGTCCAGCACGCCGTGCTGCGGGTCGACGCGGACGCCCTCGAGCGCACGCTGGGCCGCGCGCCCGGGCGCCGCCGCCGGGGCTGA
- a CDS encoding lysophospholipid acyltransferase family protein has product MGAAAAAGRASTRAPGRAPDDDGVVVPLHRGRRRPAGAPDPWAAATAPASPGGDARGHVPPPDPPRSDPPSADPPPADPPPSDDPADDLGALAGAAARAAATAGRAAGAAGVRAARAAASAGARAATSPRAVAAGERAAAAASVVGRRVTGDYEVDEMGFDRELTDAVLLDVLRPLYRRWFRVEVRGAEHVPATGGALLVSNHSGTVGIDALMTMVAVHDDVPGGRHLRVLAADLVLAAPVLGDLARRSGATLATPADADRLLAAGELVGVWPEGYKGVGKHFRDRYRLQRFGRGGFVASALRAGVPIVPVSVVGAEEVYPRVGDLPALARLLGVPYVPVTPFFPLLGPLGLVPLPTRWTIELGEPVRTDLAPPGTADDPAAVLEIADEVRETIQRTLHAMLLRRRSVFR; this is encoded by the coding sequence GTGGGCGCTGCGGCAGCGGCAGGGCGGGCGTCGACGCGCGCCCCCGGCCGCGCGCCCGACGACGACGGCGTCGTCGTCCCCCTGCACCGCGGCCGGCGCCGACCGGCCGGTGCCCCGGACCCGTGGGCCGCCGCGACCGCACCCGCGTCCCCCGGCGGGGACGCCCGCGGTCACGTGCCGCCCCCCGACCCGCCCCGGTCCGACCCGCCCTCGGCTGACCCGCCCCCGGCCGACCCCCCGCCGTCCGACGACCCCGCCGACGACCTCGGCGCGCTCGCCGGTGCCGCGGCGCGGGCGGCGGCCACGGCGGGCCGGGCCGCGGGCGCCGCCGGGGTGCGCGCCGCCCGCGCCGCGGCCTCGGCGGGCGCCCGGGCGGCCACCTCGCCCCGGGCCGTCGCGGCGGGGGAGCGGGCCGCGGCCGCCGCCTCCGTCGTCGGGCGCCGCGTCACCGGCGACTACGAGGTCGACGAGATGGGCTTCGACCGCGAGCTCACCGACGCCGTCCTCCTCGACGTGCTGCGGCCCCTGTACCGCCGGTGGTTCCGCGTCGAGGTGCGCGGGGCCGAGCACGTGCCGGCGACGGGCGGCGCCCTGCTCGTGTCCAACCACTCGGGCACGGTCGGCATCGACGCGCTCATGACGATGGTCGCCGTCCACGACGACGTGCCCGGCGGCCGCCACCTGCGGGTCCTCGCGGCCGACCTGGTCCTCGCGGCGCCGGTGCTCGGCGACCTCGCCCGGCGCTCCGGCGCGACGCTGGCGACCCCCGCCGACGCCGACCGCCTCCTCGCCGCCGGCGAGCTCGTGGGCGTGTGGCCGGAGGGCTACAAGGGCGTGGGCAAGCACTTCCGGGACCGCTACCGCCTCCAGCGCTTCGGCCGCGGCGGGTTCGTCGCGTCCGCGCTGCGCGCCGGCGTCCCCATCGTCCCCGTCTCCGTCGTGGGCGCCGAGGAGGTCTACCCCCGCGTGGGCGACCTGCCCGCCCTCGCCCGGCTGCTCGGCGTCCCCTACGTGCCGGTCACGCCCTTCTTCCCGCTGCTCGGGCCGCTCGGGCTCGTCCCGCTGCCCACGCGCTGGACGATCGAGCTGGGCGAGCCGGTGCGCACGGACCTGGCGCCGCCCGGCACGGCGGACGACCCGGCGGCGGTCCTCGAGATCGCCGACGAGGTGCGCGAGACGATCCAGCGGACGCTGCACGCGATGCTGCTGCGGCGCCGGTCGGTGTTCCGGTGA
- a CDS encoding NAD-dependent epimerase/dehydratase family protein — protein sequence MTDARPAARGAGVVRPGTPGTSGTPAAAGGDGPLALTGAAHPLVAALARRLAAGGRTVLALDERDPAEDVGGARRVRVDLRGPSLGRVLDREGVTCLLDATALPGGAAPRAREPGPPVGAAVLAAAQRTASVRRVVLVSTTGVYGAGPRAPSVRTEDAEPPAPRSGPERGAAEAEAALRGLARRRPDVATAVLRLADLVGPGLPTPLGDWLELPAVPAVVGHDPRLQVLHADDALEALALAATGTVTGVVNVAGEGVVTLQQAAALCGRVVVPVPGRLVVATARGLAGAPGGPGAVTAPWGDVERVLRAGRVVDTRRMREDLGLHPRRTSREAVEDLARGRGLVGPLSPGVRTAAVAPLAALAGAARGALRRAAAAGTARPGDAP from the coding sequence GTGACCGACGCCCGTCCCGCCGCCCGCGGGGCGGGCGTCGTGCGTCCGGGGACCCCCGGGACCTCGGGGACGCCGGCGGCCGCCGGCGGGGACGGCCCCCTCGCGCTCACCGGCGCCGCCCACCCGCTCGTCGCCGCGCTGGCCCGCCGGCTCGCCGCCGGGGGCCGGACGGTGCTCGCCCTCGACGAGCGCGACCCCGCCGAGGACGTCGGCGGCGCGCGCCGGGTGCGGGTGGACCTGCGCGGGCCGTCGCTCGGCCGGGTCCTCGACCGCGAGGGGGTGACGTGCCTCCTCGACGCGACCGCGCTGCCCGGCGGCGCCGCCCCCCGCGCCCGCGAGCCGGGACCGCCCGTCGGCGCGGCCGTCCTGGCCGCCGCGCAGCGCACCGCGTCCGTCCGCCGCGTCGTCCTCGTCTCGACGACCGGGGTGTACGGCGCCGGGCCGCGCGCCCCCTCGGTCCGCACCGAGGACGCCGAGCCGCCCGCCCCGCGCTCGGGGCCGGAGCGCGGCGCCGCGGAGGCCGAGGCGGCCCTGCGCGGCCTCGCCCGGCGGCGGCCCGACGTCGCCACCGCGGTCCTGCGCCTCGCCGACCTCGTGGGCCCCGGGCTGCCGACACCGCTCGGCGACTGGCTCGAGCTGCCCGCCGTCCCGGCCGTCGTCGGCCACGACCCGCGCCTGCAGGTGCTGCACGCCGACGACGCCCTGGAGGCGCTCGCGCTGGCCGCCACGGGCACGGTGACGGGCGTCGTCAACGTCGCGGGCGAGGGGGTCGTCACGCTGCAGCAGGCGGCGGCGCTCTGCGGGCGCGTCGTCGTGCCGGTGCCCGGACGCCTCGTCGTCGCCACCGCGCGCGGCCTCGCGGGCGCCCCCGGCGGGCCGGGCGCCGTCACGGCCCCGTGGGGGGACGTCGAGCGCGTCCTGCGCGCGGGCCGGGTCGTCGACACCCGGCGCATGCGGGAGGACCTCGGGCTGCACCCGCGGCGCACGAGCCGGGAGGCCGTCGAGGACCTCGCCCGCGGGCGCGGTCTCGTCGGCCCGTTGTCGCCGGGGGTGCGGACCGCGGCGGTCGCGCCGCTCGCCGCCCTCGCGGGAGCCGCCCGTGGTGCCCTCCGTCGTGCGGCCGCCGCCGGGACGGCCCGGCCGGGTGACGCGCCGTGA
- a CDS encoding 30S ribosomal protein bS22, whose product MGSVIKKRRKRMAKKKHRKLLRRTRHQRRNKK is encoded by the coding sequence GTGGGCTCCGTCATCAAGAAGCGTCGCAAGCGCATGGCGAAGAAGAAGCACCGCAAGCTGCTGCGCCGCACGCGCCACCAGCGCCGCAACAAGAAGTGA
- a CDS encoding helix-turn-helix domain-containing protein, with amino-acid sequence MTVAEVAEVMRVSRMTVYRLVHAGELPAVRVGRSYRVPEGAAAAFLEAARTAPAQRHA; translated from the coding sequence ATGACGGTCGCCGAGGTCGCCGAGGTCATGCGCGTGTCCCGGATGACCGTCTACCGCCTCGTGCACGCCGGCGAGCTGCCGGCCGTGCGCGTCGGCCGCTCCTACCGCGTGCCCGAGGGGGCCGCCGCGGCCTTCCTCGAGGCCGCGCGCACCGCCCCCGCCCAGCGCCACGCCTGA
- a CDS encoding acetoin utilization protein AcuC has translation MPPSTRVVWDPVFTAYDFGPDHPMSPVRLELTARLLEDLGVLRSPGVQVRGAEVAPDALLHTVHLPEYVEAVRRVSADPRRSDEARGLGTEDDPAFAGMHEASARILQASVDCADELWRGDVAHAVNFTGGMHHAMRGRAAGFCVYNDVAAAVQRLLDAGARRVAYVDVDVHHGDGVQAAFWDDPRVLTVSVHQSGRTLFPGTGFPEETGGPGAEGTAANVALPRGTGDAAWLRAIHAVAHPLVRAFEPDVLVTQHGCDSHQLDPLADLATSVDAQRAAADSLHDLAHEVCDGRWLATGGGGYAVVDVVPRTWAHVVGIAAHAPVRPTTPTPEPWREHVRRTHRREAPLLMGDPDLCGAGQGDAAPWFRPWEQGHDPEDAVDRAVLATRSAVFPSQGLDPWF, from the coding sequence ATGCCCCCGAGCACCCGGGTCGTGTGGGACCCCGTCTTCACGGCCTACGACTTCGGCCCGGACCACCCGATGAGCCCCGTCCGGCTGGAGCTCACGGCCCGCCTGCTCGAGGACCTCGGCGTCCTGCGGTCCCCCGGCGTGCAGGTGCGGGGGGCCGAGGTGGCGCCGGACGCGCTGCTGCACACCGTCCACCTGCCCGAGTACGTCGAGGCCGTGCGCCGGGTCTCGGCCGACCCCCGCCGCTCGGACGAGGCCCGCGGCCTGGGCACCGAGGACGACCCCGCCTTCGCCGGCATGCACGAGGCGAGCGCGCGCATCCTCCAGGCGAGCGTCGACTGCGCCGACGAGCTGTGGCGCGGCGACGTCGCGCACGCCGTCAACTTCACCGGCGGGATGCACCACGCGATGCGCGGCCGCGCCGCCGGCTTCTGCGTCTACAACGACGTCGCGGCGGCGGTGCAGCGGCTGCTCGACGCGGGCGCGCGGCGGGTGGCGTACGTCGACGTCGACGTCCACCACGGCGACGGCGTCCAGGCGGCCTTCTGGGACGACCCCCGCGTCCTCACCGTCTCGGTCCACCAGAGCGGCCGGACCCTGTTCCCCGGCACCGGCTTCCCGGAGGAGACCGGCGGCCCCGGGGCGGAGGGCACGGCCGCCAACGTGGCCCTGCCGCGCGGGACCGGCGACGCCGCCTGGCTGCGGGCCATCCACGCGGTGGCGCACCCCCTCGTGCGTGCCTTCGAGCCGGACGTGCTCGTCACCCAGCACGGCTGTGACAGCCACCAGCTCGACCCGCTGGCCGACCTCGCGACGTCCGTCGACGCCCAGCGCGCGGCGGCCGACTCCCTCCACGACCTCGCCCACGAGGTCTGCGACGGACGGTGGCTCGCCACCGGCGGCGGCGGCTACGCCGTCGTCGACGTCGTCCCGCGCACGTGGGCCCACGTCGTCGGCATCGCCGCGCACGCGCCCGTGCGGCCGACGACGCCGACGCCCGAGCCGTGGCGGGAGCACGTGCGCCGCACCCACCGCCGCGAGGCGCCGCTGCTCATGGGCGACCCCGACCTCTGCGGCGCCGGGCAGGGCGACGCCGCCCCGTGGTTCCGCCCGTGGGAGCAGGGCCACGACCCCGAGGACGCCGTCGACCGCGCCGTCCTCGCCACCCGCAGCGCGGTCTTCCCCTCCCAGGGGCTCGACCCCTGGTTCTGA